In the genome of Dermatophagoides farinae isolate YC_2012a chromosome 4, ASM2471394v1, whole genome shotgun sequence, the window cttcaagtACTTACATCCAAACATTCTCTTAATCATATCGATTATCGTATGAATCATACTTCGTGTTGGATGTTGATCATCTCTGAAACTATCTGTATCGACAGTTTCGAATGCACCACCATCATCCCGAACTGTTCTTGGTGCTCCATTTCCTTTTTCGGATTcccagcaacaacaacaaaaacattagTTCATTCATGTTAGGTTTTTTCGGAAATACATCTTACCCGTATGTAGAATGGCCAACAAAATGATCGCAAACAATGATAACCACAATGTAATAGTCGGATTAATTGGCgacattttcaattcgattgatttttaaaatctAAAATGAAACGCTTGAATCATTTTGCATGGTTAATTTATAGCCTTTATCAATTATGATGGAATTATCAGTTTTTAAACTTGTTTTGTCTTTGTCTTTCTTCttgattcgattatttttccattgtcgCATCAAGGccatgaagatgatgatgaatatatttaCCATGGTTGAACTGTTTTGAAAATGAGTTATTCTCACGTATTCTTCTTTCGGgttgaaaaatattattaaaaaGTGACGAAAcgaaagggaaaaaaattgcaatcaACCATACCAAACGAAAATTCCTAAgcattcatcaaaataattcaacaatcgttaattaaacatttttcatcatcatcataatcatcaacaatgattcactataataattattatttgatgacaaatttAATTGCATAGTTCGAAACGATTCTACGGACTCGATAAATGGATTCTTGTTGATTGGATGTcttgtgttttgtgtgtgtgatttcatttgatgtgttcgaaattcaaatttcaaaaaaaaaacatttacgaTTTGGTACATTCACATAACCCATAACTCTCATGGTATGtagcaaaacaacaaaaaaaagctgaagattaattaaattttgttgatgtcgtcattgttgttgttgttgttgttttgaatgatcaaaacaaattattaaattttttttttattccagagccaaaagaatttattgatttactgctactggttgttgttgacaattgTTAAAcctatttgttttttttctgatgacaattatataatgataaaataatgatgataaattcagTGGATGATTTATCACGATTAAACGTATCGGATGAGACAACACCATTGGGTGTATTTCTTGTTAAATCCGATAGTACCGAAGAGAAATTATTGTTTCGTTTCCCGTatgtgatgattgatgaaccGATTCCATCCATacaatataatcaaaatcaatatgcATTGATTATACCAcaggataataataatataaccAATCTAAATAATCGTACGACGAATATTCTGaatgattcaacaacaacacaacaacaaagttcACTATTACCCGCATATACTGAATTGACAAGTTCatccatttcaattgataataatgataaagtGGAGATAACCAAAGTTATCGGTCTTACAGATTCAGCATTTTCCAATCTATTTGGCGCTGTCAAACGTAAATTATGtgatcaaaaatttgaacTTAAAGTAGATAATGTTCGTTTTGTTGGCCATCCAATGCTTGTGGATAAACATTGTTTTCATATTGTATTTGCATTGAAAGCTGATGCTCAACATGATATTGTTAAATCATATCATGAATTAAGTCAACATATTGCCATTTCATTACGATCGGAAGAGAAACGATGTAAATATTTTACCAAACAAAGTAAGATAATGATATCATGTCATGATGAGATTAGTGTACCATCGATGGCCggcgatcatcatcatccaagtGGTGAAAATGCTAAACAATCATCGTCAACAACAGCACAACTTTCACCATATAAATTAATATTGGATAAATGTCAATTAGCCAATGAATTAAAGGAAATATTTTTACAATTATGTAACGAAGGAATCGTACAgttaaaaatgaatcaatggatTAATCTAAATTTTTGTCTTCCACAAAAAGTACATCGGCGATTAATGGAATCACCATTAGCACCACCGATTACACCTGCTAACATACAgttatgtttgaaaaaactACGTCCATATCATACATTCTTATTGTTAATTGAAATGGATTGTCTGCTACAATCGTTACCGCAAGAtgtatcaccatcattcGTTCGTTTAATTCGGGTATCAAATCCATTGAAAAATCTATTGGAATTATCGGCCGATGCCGATATTACATTATCACAAGTGTTCAATATTGTTGCCGAACTTGTATATTGGGGTAAAGCGACCATAATATTTCCATTATGTGAATCAAACCATTATATGCTTCATCCATCGGCTTCGACAGCTATCGATTCTCGTTTCATCGCTGAATTTCAGCAACAATTTCCCTGTGAATCATTATTGCGAATTATGTCGAAATTTTCGTTGGGCGTATCGCTTAGTCAATTtaaaaatccaatgaataGTGCCGATCAGGAATGTAAATTCGTGCGTATGATCGTATGGATGTTACGTAAACGGCTATTACTTCAATTACATATGTATGTTTTATTCCTTCCattatcgaatgaatcaccatcatcatcgtcatcatcatcatcggtgaCCATCAACacttcgtcgtcgtcgatgatgattaataaagataatcataataatcgattaatcCATAATAACGAACAACAGCAAACGGAACCGATCCTATTATCCGATCAAATATCGATAACAAATAGTAGTTCCTGTCCGACAAGTGATACATgttcaccaccatcaatagCTGCTAgtccaatttcatcatccaatatgatgatgacagcaacaacaatgcgAATGGCTATTATAAAAGAATTAAATgaaacatcaccatcatctatgatgaatgatcaacATTTAAATTCGAATCAACAACCACTGcctccaccaccaccaccatcgttAATCGTTTCTAATCCTTCCACAATACCTTCGGATACCATTCCAATCactgatcaatcatcatttaaagaATCATCTGAATTAatattaaaatcaataagattaaatgatgatgaaattcaacaGGTATTAGCCGTACCAGCAGccgataatattgatgatatacGTTTATTTGCTAAATTAGTACCATATTTTGAtggacatcatcatattgaagATATTATGTATTATGAAAATCTTCGCCGTAGTCATATAataacattgattgataaatttcgTGATGTACTCATTGTTTGCCATTATGAAGATACAACAGTGGCTGAATTATTACCATATAATACATTATGATGtattattttaaattataattaaaattatttttaatgttttttttcataataattatattattagatataattgattgtaaaataaaaaaattgatttttttttgttgtaaaaaaactgatcatcaatataattaATGAACATGCAAATTAAGATtattatatcaaaaaaaaaaaaaaattaataaccGGATacaatggaaaatgattGAGTGAAAAAGAGTGACAATCACCGAAACCACAATGTGTTAATcccaataaaacaaaaatttgagaAATTGAAGAATATGTAGAATGAGATAGTAGAAGTAGACTAGCTATATAAGCGATATATATACTTTGCAGGTTattagatgaatgaaatgtggGTAATTaagtaaataaataaatttagaatgataataatcgatatagtggatttttgattttttttttggattttcatcatatcatcatatcatgtATGGTCGtctatttacaaaaaaactgtctttttttcttgctatTGTTATCGTTATTTTCATACACGAAGAATTTCGAGACAATTATTATAACAGATTGCAATCCAATCCGGTTGTGCTAATGACCATTGTATCTGATTGATTTCACCATCAGCCTGATAGGCTAATATTGGATCTTCAATTGTACGTGGTAATTGTTGTAGATCCCATATCAAAGCTTGATGATCATCGCCTGTAAggaattcatttgaattagtTATGGAAAACACATTAATTAAAACaatagtagaaaaaaaatactgacCAGCAGTACAAATATGACTGGCTGAATGTGGTGCCCATGAAATACCATCGATAAAACCACGATGATTTTTCAAACGTGCTGTCGGTGTACAAGGTGCACgtatatcgataatgattacTTCGTTAGAATCTAATGCAAATGTAGCCAATAGATAGGAATTTTGTTTACTCCATGCTAATCGCAATAATGGTAAATGTTGTGGATCTTCATAAATAATGGTTGAATGTTCAAGATGACGAAGATCGAACATACGAACCGAACCATCCGCACCAACCGATGCAAATATATCACGtccaccaccagcaccacTGAATGCAATATCATATACTTCTTTATCATGGGCAATTAATTGTGTTTTCACCTGACCGGAAAGAACATTTGTACGACCAATGGCTTGACCGGTTTCTAGACCCCAAATCGTACATGTAGTATCGATACTTGATGTTCCAATTAGATTTGGATCAGCTTCATTCCAATCGAAGGATGTAAGTGGTGCACAAAAATCgctatttttattctatgggaaaaaattattttatagCTAATGATCAGCGATTGATATTGAATTAATACATACATTATTGAGTAAACATTCCATTGTGGATTCATTATCCTGATTTAATCTCCAGATACGAAGATAATCCCCACTTGTAGCCAATAGATCGGGTAGATTTGCTTTCATATCTGGAATCcacattatttttgttgttggatatGGATGATCAAAAGTAGTTTTGGCCATAAATTCGGATGAACTTTCATCAAGTGTTACGATTTGGAcctgaatgaatttgaaaaccaataaatcaatcactcaataaaattcaaatgaagtGAAATCACACCTACTTTGTTATTATATTCTTCAATATAAGAACCGATTGCTAAACGAAAACGTTTATCATGTCGTACCGACCAGCTCATCGCATATATTGTCCATGGTGCAACATATTTATAGATTTCTTTACGTTTTAATTGTccagatgatgttgatgatgatgttgatccggtggtagtagtagttccTGATCCAGGAACCGATGTATGTACagccattttttcattcattcaattcaattgatcaacaaacgACAATTCAATATTCGAGGAATATttagaatattattattgtgtgtgtgtgtggacacaacaacaacaaaaaaaacgcgagaaagaaaaaagaccACCAACAAAGCAAcacaaaaacgaatgaactttagtcattcaaaatgaatttggatATTGACCAATGTGACcaaccaccatcaacatcatcaccaacaacaaaaacaacaatcaagtCATAAAGTTCATATGATTTGGTATCATCaaccacatacacacatacacacacatcacaTAGACCGAGACAGACACACCtacattcaataatttcaatagtttatcatcgataacaacaacaatattataCACCCGATATATCTGAAGAAAGCTGagcatcaaacaaaaaaaaggtgaaaaaatttggtcAACCATACAAAACTaaaaccaacacacacacgtaattgtgtaaattattatattgtgtGTATGCTCATcattctacacacacacacactggttTTAGTTGGCATGATTCAGACGACGAAGATTGTATAGCCGTGTGgccagaaattttttttttactttttttcattcattcattcgtggCTGGctcttttttctcatcattacaattcacaattcaattcaacgaATTCCTTTgaatagtggtggtggtggtgttggtggttgGTATGCATACAAATATATGTTTGTTATTGCACACTCAAACACAATCTCAAGTGATACGTTAACAAAACTGAAACcaagatttcatttttgggaaaaaaattctgagaaccaaaaaaaaaataatacaaatttttttaaattttttttaatcaaaatttattttttccatttttttttgttcaaaagaTGTTTATGAgtatgaatgtgaaaaataaaaatatcataaGATCAAATGATGGTTATGATGTATGTGGTGGTTGTGGATtgtttgataaataaaattagaattagaataaaaaaaattacaattcatCTTACAATCACGGCCATCATATACATTCATGCATCTTGTTGTGGGGATTGATGTTCTCTTAggtttctttttcaaaaaaaatttttttttttcacaaacattacaaaaaaaacatatatatatgttagtttaatgttgtttttttcgaaaacTACAACCATCCCTTAGTCGTGCTTTACCACCGGTCGGTGTACAAAGTATTGTTGAACATCCTTTACATGGAATAACCGTTTGTGCATGGCTAAACAATGTGGTTATCTTTAGACATCCtagtaaattattattattgtcatagatggacaaaatgataaaattcaattaaaataatgaatcatcatgatcaatagCAGTAAAACACTTACCTGGACATTTGACATCCATAAAATAGCTATTTGGATGTTGTACCAAACGTTTAAGTTTACAACGGCGACGTTCTTCATCGGCACTGGGATGAAGTAAATCTTTAGCAAGCTATTTTATATAGgcaaattagaaaaaaaacattaatcaatcatttgtattcgaattgaatgtttgaaagatttcattttcatatcataaaggaaacaattcatcattagattaatatagaaaaaatattgaaacaaaaaaaaagatatacAATCTTAGAAGATTCAGAAAAATTCAGCTACAGCCAAAATCAGctccaaatcatcaatatttaattaaaaatgtaTATAAAATGCTCGATATGgcacatcaatcaatcaatcaaagagaaaaatggaaatcatttagaatttccattttgtCGTTGGCCTCGCGGTTTTGCATTGGTGTCTGTGTTTACCAAAATATCTGGTCAAATTTTACCAAtcgaatttaaattttttttcccaattcaatcacagaaaaaaaccactaGATAGAAgccaaaaaatttatgaaattatttgtaaaaatttttacttACAGGCATTGTTTTTcgtgaaattaaattaaaacgTGGTTTATTTGGAAACGTGTCTACACAGTAACGAAACcaaaaaggaaaagaaagaaattgaatGCGGTGTGCTTCAACGTGTGGCTTTCGTATAATtgactctctctctctctcgcatacacacacacacacaaatatataaaaacacacacacaacacaaacaAGCATGCAGCAGCGCTGCTGTTTCCGTTGTTGTGTTTATTCATAACAAACgttaaatattttgaaaatttcaaattttcatcaaaagatGACATTACTAAACCtggtaattattattgttgttgttgttgttgtttatcatttttttttgtatctatgtgttcgtttttcattttcatggttaccagaaaaaaaaacaaaacaaatcaaatcaaatgattggtgaaaaataatttgaatccaaaaacaaaaagaaaaaaatcgccTTATTTATCAAAGAACGACCACTATATATTATCAaggtgatatttttttttaatgtatCATTTGTTGTCGCTGTCTATTTgctgtttatttattttgtaaaCATTACACAACAAAGTATTTGTCAAACAAATACTTGTGACGATATTCtttttacaaacaaacaacaaagtGTTTTTGGAAACGAATTaaattaaagaattttattgtgaaaaaaaaatataacaaaaaaacacagtgaaattttttttcttgttaatGAATTGCACatataacatcatcaataaactCAAACAGCCAGTTACATaattatttgtcatcatcatcatcatcataactttgaattgaattaatgaatgatcatggaaatcaatcaatcgttgTATGTTTGtcaattggaaattttttttccctacacacacacacaaacacatacaaacgAAATAATCATCTTGATATGATATGAGAGTGTGtctgatgatcaaaaatataataaaataattaatcaacaaaaaaaaatttaaacgaCGAAgcttgcaattttttttgatgaaaacaaacaaacaaacaaaaaaatgaattcattcaagaaTCATTCACGAtcgccaacaacaacaacaacaataaaaatcgatatgAAACGAATGGAAAAAGCATTGATAGCCTTATTACGAATGCCTGGCCTATTTCTTATCgataattattttaaatatttcaattataattgGTCAATACGACATCGTGATTGGAATCTTTTGCTATCACATTTCGGTATGttggtaaacaaaaaatggaatttttatttttattgaaattaatttttgaatttcttttttttcaagctTTACTAAATGGTTTccttttattattgttaccGTTATCATATCTAAAACGTTATTATATTCATCTAATTTGTTGGATAACATTTGTATATCTATCACGAACATTATTctttattgatcatcatttggttcCACAATTGGTggctacatcatcatcatcatcgattattgctgttgatgatgatgaagctcGGAATATCTTGATattcattgttcattttgtatttgatttaatcatATTGTCTATATTTAAAGCgccaaaaaaactttatcaaATCGGTATGTAATcagtattgattgatttttgagatgatttttttgttttttttcttaattagGTTTTGTTGGATATGGCATCATGGCCATTATTTATGCCACTGACCAACGTACCATTGGTGGTGTGGGTTGGCTAAAAGTAATGTTTGAATAAATGTccaattcattctttttcaatttatttttttcattattgtagATACTGGATACAATGTCCTACGGTATTGGTAGTTTTACATTgcttaattattttttcaaacatacaCCATTGTTTCTGATCGATATGAAAACATTGGCCATGGATATTATACGTTTGGCTAAAAATGAAGGTTTCCATACATTATATTGGCAAACATTCGAACAAATATTTGtaccatttcatttttttctattctggacattgacaattttaacaaaaatttattatctaCAAATGTTTGCTACAACAGTCAAcgacaatcaaaatgatcatcttGAATGgataccattattattaaatagtGTTAGCTCCATATTCATTAGTCCggtatcattattatcaacatcgaTTACTGTAGCATATATTTCATGTTTCATATTGAATACGATAAAATTATATTTAAGTGGCGGTACTGATTAccaaaatcataatcaacaacaacatcatcatcatcatccaatagCTGCTTATCGTGATCATAATGGCTGGGAAGAAGGTATGACAACAATGTTattgacaacaataacagcATTCAcagatatgaatgaaaatacacGTATGGCCGTCATGGTAATCATATCGTTTGTAGTGATATCAAGTCTATTACAATCAATATTGGAAATATCCGAACCGGtcatattatcattgaatatgaatCATAATATAAATCGTATACATCATCTAAAAGTATTGTTATTATGTGcctttttattcatattccCATTGTATGTGACAAATGTTTATGCAAAAATATTTCCAGCCAATTTTTGGATTGCTGTCGTTTTCTCCACTAGTCTTTTGATATCGGCACGTGTATTAGATCTAATCATTAtacattgtttattttggtGGGATTCATGTCGTACAGAATCATGGGAATATTTGGatgaaatcatttattttgcaCGATCATTcacaaaatttattgaatttatcatATCAATAAGTGTGGTTATTGTAGGCATATGGGAAGCATTGAATAATCGTTCGAATATATTGAATGCAACCATATTGATAATGCATGGTTATTATAATGTATGGCAACGTATTAATCATGGTATGAATAGCTATAATCGTCGAAGA includes:
- the LOC124490130 gene encoding RING finger protein 145 gives rise to the protein MNSFKNHSRSPTTTTTIKIDMKRMEKALIALLRMPGLFLIDNYFKYFNYNWSIRHRDWNLLLSHFALLNGFLLLLLPLSYLKRYYIHLICWITFVYLSRTLFFIDHHLVPQLVATSSSSSIIAVDDDEARNILIFIVHFVFDLIILSIFKAPKKLYQIGFVGYGIMAIIYATDQRTIGGVGWLKILDTMSYGIGSFTLLNYFFKHTPLFLIDMKTLAMDIIRLAKNEGFHTLYWQTFEQIFVPFHFFLFWTLTILTKIYYLQMFATTVNDNQNDHLEWIPLLLNSVSSIFISPVSLLSTSITVAYISCFILNTIKLYLSGGTDYQNHNQQQHHHHHPIAAYRDHNGWEEGMTTMLLTTITAFTDMNENTRMAVMVIISFVVISSLLQSILEISEPVILSLNMNHNINRIHHLKVLLLCAFLFIFPLYVTNVYAKIFPANFWIAVVFSTSLLISARVLDLIIIHCLFWWDSCRTESWEYLDEIIYFARSFTKFIEFIISISVVIVGIWEALNNRSNILNATILIMHGYYNVWQRINHGMNSYNRRRQANRIVDQLCLVENVEQLNKYDDLCSICYSEMKLMKSSMVIVITDCKHLFHRKCIKKWLAIQNRCPLCSTQIEEADKSVNQSIDSPTAATTMEQSFVEEIKSENN
- the wap gene encoding DDB1 and CUL4 associated factor wap, which codes for MNEKMAVHTSVPGSGTTTTTGSTSSSTSSGQLKRKEIYKYVAPWTIYAMSWSVRHDKRFRLAIGSYIEEYNNKVQIVTLDESSSEFMAKTTFDHPYPTTKIMWIPDMKANLPDLLATSGDYLRIWRLNQDNESTMECLLNNNKNSDFCAPLTSFDWNEADPNLIGTSSIDTTCTIWGLETGQAIGRTNVLSGQVKTQLIAHDKEVYDIAFSGAGGGRDIFASVGADGSVRMFDLRHLEHSTIIYEDPQHLPLLRLAWSKQNSYLLATFALDSNEVIIIDIRAPCTPTARLKNHRGFIDGISWAPHSASHICTAGDDHQALIWDLQQLPRTIEDPILAYQADGEINQIQWSLAQPDWIAICYNNCLEILRV
- the RpS27 gene encoding ribosomal protein S27, coding for MPLAKDLLHPSADEERRRCKLKRLVQHPNSYFMDVKCPGCLKITTLFSHAQTVIPCKGCSTILCTPTGGKARLRDGCSFRKKQH
- the Nprl3 gene encoding GATOR complex protein Nprl3; translated protein: MMINSVDDLSRLNVSDETTPLGVFLVKSDSTEEKLLFRFPYVMIDEPIPSIQYNQNQYALIIPQDNNNITNLNNRTTNILNDSTTTQQQSSLLPAYTELTSSSISIDNNDKVEITKVIGLTDSAFSNLFGAVKRKLCDQKFELKVDNVRFVGHPMLVDKHCFHIVFALKADAQHDIVKSYHELSQHIAISLRSEEKRCKYFTKQSKIMISCHDEISVPSMAGDHHHPSGENAKQSSSTTAQLSPYKLILDKCQLANELKEIFLQLCNEGIVQLKMNQWINLNFCLPQKVHRRLMESPLAPPITPANIQLCLKKLRPYHTFLLLIEMDCLLQSLPQDVSPSFVRLIRVSNPLKNLLELSADADITLSQVFNIVAELVYWGKATIIFPLCESNHYMLHPSASTAIDSRFIAEFQQQFPCESLLRIMSKFSLGVSLSQFKNPMNSADQECKFVRMIVWMLRKRLLLQLHMYVLFLPLSNESPSSSSSSSSVTINTSSSSMMINKDNHNNRLIHNNEQQQTEPILLSDQISITNSSSCPTSDTCSPPSIAASPISSSNMMMTATTMRMAIIKELNETSPSSMMNDQHLNSNQQPLPPPPPPSLIVSNPSTIPSDTIPITDQSSFKESSELILKSIRLNDDEIQQVLAVPAADNIDDIRLFAKLVPYFDGHHHIEDIMYYENLRRSHIITLIDKFRDVLIVCHYEDTTVAELLPYNTL